The genomic window TTTTTATTAATCATCAGTTTGTTATTTACCCTGCCTTCCTTTGCTCAACAAAAAATCACTATTGCCTTTGGTGATGCTCTTGCACCTTGGGTAATGCCTGAAACTAACGACGGTATAATAATAACCTTAATAAGAGAAGCTTTAGCGCCAGCTGGCTATGAAGTAGAAGCCATTTATTATCCATACGCTCGCCGGATAACATCATTCAGAGCTAAGGATGTTGATGCGGCCTGTGACATGAACTTAAAAACAATGACCAAAGAAAACCTTACCGGTTTCTTATCTGATGAAGCTTATGCTTACGAAAATTTTGCCTTCGCATTAAAAAAGCATAATTATAAATTTACTCACCTCAATGAGCTAGCTTCATACTCTTTATTGTCTTGGCAAGGCGCCAAAACACATTTGGGTGGAGAGTATGCCGTAATGGCCAACAAAAACCCGCTTTATCTAGAGAATCATGATCAAGAATTACAGGTTAAAATGTTATATCTAGAACGTTTCGATATCATCCAGTTAGACCTACAAATATTTAAACATTACCGAGCTAAAATTCAAAAAGAAGGACAAATCAATACCCATTTATTAGTGGATAAGTTTCCACTCTTTGGAGCAAGCCCTAATAATATTCTTTTTCATGATAAAAAAGCCAGAAATGCCTTCAATAAAGGCCTTAAAGAGTTAAAAGCGAATGGTCGTTATGAAAAAATATTAGCATCGTATACCTTAGATAACTAGTGAGTTATTTACCAGTTATAGCCTAGCCTCGAAGGATGACAAACCCTTGGTGAAAAGTGTTCAACGTTTAGTGGTTTACACTAAGGGTTTGTCATCCTCATCTCAATTTTGCACAAATATGATATTCCTCCGCTATTTTATCTCCGTTCGCTTAAACAAAAATATTACAAGGTTAGCTTCATAGCTACTTATACTCTATA from Colwellia sp. PAMC 20917 includes these protein-coding regions:
- a CDS encoding substrate-binding periplasmic protein, with protein sequence MPLKLFLLIISLLFTLPSFAQQKITIAFGDALAPWVMPETNDGIIITLIREALAPAGYEVEAIYYPYARRITSFRAKDVDAACDMNLKTMTKENLTGFLSDEAYAYENFAFALKKHNYKFTHLNELASYSLLSWQGAKTHLGGEYAVMANKNPLYLENHDQELQVKMLYLERFDIIQLDLQIFKHYRAKIQKEGQINTHLLVDKFPLFGASPNNILFHDKKARNAFNKGLKELKANGRYEKILASYTLDN